The following coding sequences lie in one Thalassoglobus polymorphus genomic window:
- a CDS encoding DJ-1/PfpI family protein: protein MEKVLIIIGDASETLDTMYPYYRLIEAGFQPVVAAPEKRLYQMVMHEVKPGWTITKEWEGYTLQADIAFKDIVPEDYAGIMYSGGRAPEYIRYDESLVKATKYFFEANKPIASVCHGVEIPAYADCVRGRRMATVPKCKFDLEVCGGIFVDEPCVVDGNLVSGRTFHDNGHYLGPWIQLLEAARDK, encoded by the coding sequence ATGGAAAAAGTCCTGATCATAATTGGCGATGCGAGTGAAACTCTCGACACGATGTACCCGTATTACCGGCTTATCGAAGCTGGTTTTCAACCTGTGGTAGCTGCCCCCGAAAAACGGCTGTACCAAATGGTGATGCACGAAGTGAAACCTGGCTGGACCATCACGAAAGAGTGGGAAGGCTACACCCTTCAGGCAGACATCGCCTTCAAAGACATCGTCCCGGAAGATTATGCGGGGATCATGTACTCCGGGGGACGCGCTCCCGAATACATTCGGTACGATGAGTCGTTGGTCAAAGCAACAAAGTATTTCTTTGAAGCCAATAAACCGATCGCCTCAGTTTGCCATGGGGTAGAAATTCCCGCGTACGCTGACTGCGTTCGCGGACGTCGAATGGCAACCGTTCCCAAATGCAAATTTGACCTGGAAGTTTGTGGGGGAATCTTCGTCGATGAGCCATGTGTCGTCGATGGGAACCTCGTCAGCGGAAGAACTTTTCATGACAACGGCCACTACCTTGGTCCTTGGATTCAACTCCTCGAAGCAGCCCGCGACAAATAA